The sequence AAGCTGCAGCTAAACCATAGGAATTGCTTTGGTAAGGATTAACGCCACCAGCGACGAAGTTAGCTTGTGAGGTTCCCACTACCGCACCAGTAACTGAGCCAGCATCAAATAAAGCGCTGCCAGCTCCATGATAACCGTGGACGTAGGTAGCGGCGAAGGAAAGGCGATCGCCTACATTCAAATTCAACTGTGCTAAAGCTGCATAATTTCCCTGAAATAAGCCTGAACCAGGGCTAGGATTATTCGCTTGTGATGCTAAATAACCGAGAGTTAATGAAGGTTGGAAGGCGCCACCACTACCAAAGGCTAAGTTCACACCCAAACCAGCACCACCACCAATCCGATAAATTGGGCTTTCGGAAGCAAAGGTAGACAAGGCTCCGTTACCGCCATCAAAATCCTGAAAGTAGGGATTAACGGTAGGTACATAATCGCTTTGAATACCACCGCTAGCTGCTATGTATACTTGCGAATTACCAATGGGGAAATAGTAAGATAACCAGTCGATACCGGCGCCGTTGTTGGTGTTGGGAGATAGATTAAAGGTTTGAGTTCCCTCAGCTGTACTACCTGGTAGAGGTAATCCGATAGCATTTCCCGCCGCAATCCGGGTGTGTAGAACATCTTTTCCTGTGAAGCTGGTTTGTAAGTCTAGACGCACCCTGTTTTGAAAAGCAGTTTTGCTGTCACCGTTATTACCAAAGTTATCTGTGACAGCAAAAATCGCCTCACCAACTAACTTAGTAGTTGTAGAAAATTGGTTGGCTTCTAATTCTGCAGTGCGAGTTTCTAGAGAATCTACTCGTCCTCGAAGAGTGGCTACCTCGGCTTTGAATTCTTCTTGTAAACGTTGGATGGTGGCTAAATCTTGTTTTGTCACCAGGTCTGCTGTGGCTGTTGCAATCAATTCATTAACTCGATCTAAACAAGCATTCAAACCTGCAGCAAATTCATAACGAGTTAAAGCACGATTACCACGAAAAGTACCGTTGGGGTAGCCGGCGATGCAACCATAGCGCTCAACGAGAGATTGCAAAGCTTGAAATGCCCAATCTGTGGGCTGGACATCAGAAAATTGTGAAACTGAGGTGATTTGAGATAGGGAATTTTGGGCGTTGGTTTCGTCAGTCTGGATTTGAGCTAATAATTGTTGATTATTTGCTGATTTTACACCTGCGGAACTATTAGGTGATTCCACAGCGATCGCTCTTGTTGAAACTAATAATATCACTCCCAAAACCGCTGGATTTAAAACCAGGGTTTGCCACACTTTATAAAACATGTTTGCCGTTCTCCTCTCTAAAAAATCTCTACACCTAGCGGCTGTAAACAGCGTTACTGATTGCTGGGATGAATTTTTCTGTAGAGACGTAGCAATACCACGTCTCTAACAAGGTATAGAATATATCCCTTATTTCATGCTAGCAAAGTATCAGAAACTACTTATTATTTTGTATGCATAAACATCATTAACTTTATGCATATTAATCATCGGAGTATTTCTGTAACAAACAATACAAGAAACCAATCTTTTGTCTGTACGATAGTAGGGTCAATCTTAATTTCCGTCCTTGGTAGTAGATTTAAATCTATCCTTGGATAGACTTAAACCTACTAAAAAAGTTGATTAAGTTACTATTAGAGACCTCGGAAGCCAGGAACCTTACCCCTTGGGTTCACTTCGACACTAGCCATGTGTAGCATGAGAAATAAAAACTTTCAGCTACTTAGCTAACAAGCTCATTTATGCGACTATTCCACTAGCTTTTACCCCGTTTCTAGACTTCAGTTTTTTATTCTCGACCCTGATTTGTGGTAAGTCTTTTTTATCTTTGTAAAAGTAACAAATTTCAACCAGAGTTGGCCATATTTCTAGAGATGCGTGAAATTGGCTAATGACATCATCAATAATTCTGGAGACATTTTGCTGAAAAAAGTCGGGTTCAAATCCATAAAATACTCTCGATAGGTTTGCAGCAAATAATTGCAGAGAATATTTACGTTCTGTATTTTGTGTAGATAACGATGCTTTGACTACTTCAGCATGGATAGCAGAGATTTTTTCTAAAATTTCCTCAGAATCCTGTAAAGTAACTTCGCCAGAGTAATGGAATTTGATACCCAGATCGTTAAGCTCATAAACACTGTCCTTAATCTTCTTTTTCAGCAGGCTACAGATTTCTTCATTAAAAATTTCACTGGCGAGAGGATTACGCATGTAATTATTCCGAATATGGTTTTGCACAGCATCAACATGTGCAGCCACAACACCTTCTTGCTGTATCCAAAGCCTGTAAATATAATCTTCAAACCTGAGTCGAGTAGGGAAAAATGGTGGTAAACCTAGCTGATTATCATATCCAGCAACACCACAATCCATTCTCCAGTTTTTATTAGTAATTACTGGTCTAAAATTAGTGAGAATATAAAAATCATTGAGGTCATTTGGATTAATTTGACTTTCGTCGTTGAGATACATATGCACAAAATCAAGTGTATCAATATCATTAGTTCCTGTACGGAATGTCTGGCTAATCTTGACTACAGCATTATCAGATACCTCACCTTTTTGCAACAAAAGACTATTTTCTCGAAAGTAACCTTTTGTCGTGTTAGTTTCTAAGTCCATTGCTGTATCAACAACTAATTCTCCAGTCTCAAAATTCTCCGGTACATTGCTGACTTTTTCACCAAGAACATCCTCAAAAGCAGTGAGTAAATCAAAAGATTTATGGACAAAACCACTTTCTTGGTTGGATTTGATCAATTTACCTCGACATATTTCATTTGCTAATAAAGACTCTCGACTGGTTTCGATTAGTGCATCAGGTCGCATATCATCATCTGCACTAACCATTAAATGTCCGAGAGTATACATCAGTGTAAAGTTGCGATTACCTCCGTAACTAGGTCGAAATAAGTTCTTAACCAGTGATTCTAGTTTGCGATCGCGCAGTCTTTCGTTTAAGAAGGTAATAAATTGCTCTTTTTCACGAGGCCCGACATAAAACACATCATTGGCTGTCTTAGTCTCCTCTAGAAGTGGGTAATATTTTTCATAGTTAGCAAGGCTAGAATCGTCAAAAATGATAATTTTTAAAGCATGTCCGTTGGCCCAGAAATTATCATCATACTTTTCGATTGTCTGTGCTACATCTCTGAGTCGATGGGTGGGAATAACAAAGATTGTCTCTTTCTGTTTCATAAAATGTGTTCTAATTTCTCACATAAGTTTGTGAATGAGATTAATCAATTTTTAGGTTTTGTTTGCTGTGTTTTAACTGTTTCCAAAGGTTGCGAATTTGACTATAAGCTTCTTCAGGTGAAAGTTTTCCACCTGTTTGTAAACCAGTGATATAACTAACTTTTTGAGAAAATTCTTGGAGGTTAGCATTAAACACTAAATTCTTTGGTGTAACTTGACCGTGATAGCAACTACGAGGATAGAGAAACTGACTTTTATCACTGAGGTTGGATTGAATCATAAATTTTAAACTTTAAATTTTCAATGTATGTTCATTACAACGACTTGATGTCATACCATTTGGTAGTATGGTTTGGCAGAGAATCACAGAATTACTATTCTC is a genomic window of Fortiea contorta PCC 7126 containing:
- a CDS encoding DUF7219 family protein translates to MIQSNLSDKSQFLYPRSCYHGQVTPKNLVFNANLQEFSQKVSYITGLQTGGKLSPEEAYSQIRNLWKQLKHSKQNLKID
- a CDS encoding iron uptake porin, which gives rise to MFYKVWQTLVLNPAVLGVILLVSTRAIAVESPNSSAGVKSANNQQLLAQIQTDETNAQNSLSQITSVSQFSDVQPTDWAFQALQSLVERYGCIAGYPNGTFRGNRALTRYEFAAGLNACLDRVNELIATATADLVTKQDLATIQRLQEEFKAEVATLRGRVDSLETRTAELEANQFSTTTKLVGEAIFAVTDNFGNNGDSKTAFQNRVRLDLQTSFTGKDVLHTRIAAGNAIGLPLPGSTAEGTQTFNLSPNTNNGAGIDWLSYYFPIGNSQVYIAASGGIQSDYVPTVNPYFQDFDGGNGALSTFASESPIYRIGGGAGLGVNLAFGSGGAFQPSLTLGYLASQANNPSPGSGLFQGNYAALAQLNLNVGDRLSFAATYVHGYHGAGSALFDAGSVTGAVVGTSQANFVAGGVNPYQSNSYGLAAAFRPSNQLSISGFISYSDINDLRAANDGEVWSYGIGVALPDLGKKGNVLGILAGAQPYLGSVGGDRPYHIEGFYKYRLTDNISITPGVIWLTNPGQGANNNDAVIGTLRTTFNF